The sequence CAGTAATGCACAGCTATATGCTTCCTGGCCTCCAAGGCCCGCCTTCAATGAACAGCTCTCTTTTGCACCATCGCGCATGATTCCCGTCGTGCTTGATAGTATAGTAAGCATTGCCTGTTCAATAGTCTCCCTTGTTCCTCCAAGAAGATAGGTAATTCCTGCTGTGGCTCCCGTTCCGGCGGCTGTAATACATCCGCAGATCGGGGCAACCATGCCGAGCTTGTTCTTTGTGTAACCGGAGAAAAGGTGGCTCATAGCTACTGCTCTTGAAATGTCTTCGCGGTTTTTTGGAAGTGTTCACCGGTTAGAGCCACTGGAAGTGT comes from Mesotoga sp. UBA6090 and encodes:
- a CDS encoding L-serine ammonia-lyase, iron-sulfur-dependent, subunit alpha; translated protein: MSHLFSGYTKNKLGMVAPICGCITAAGTGATAGITYLLGGTRETIEQAMLTILSSTTGIMRDGAKESCSLKAGLGGQEAYSCALLAINNLGVNSEQGFISTTLDRSIEKFWSFFQKVCQRSTQQ